A single Oryza brachyantha chromosome 8, ObraRS2, whole genome shotgun sequence DNA region contains:
- the LOC102717086 gene encoding ras-related protein RABA5c-like, which yields MGDESEGETEEYLFKVVIIGDSAVGKSNLLSRYARNEFNLHSKATIGVEFQTQSLDIDGKDVKAQIWDTAGQERFRAVTSAYYRGAFGALLVYDISRRSTFDNVGRWLQELNTHSDTTVAKMLVGNKCDLDNIREVPVEEGKALAEAEGLFFMETSALDSTNVKTAFEIVIKEIYSNVSRKILNSDSYKAELSLNRVSIDGDSKDDQKQTSRFGCC from the exons atgggggaCGAGTCGGAGGGGGAGACGGAGGAGTACCTGTTCAAGGTGGTGATCATCGGCGACAGCGCGGTGGGGAAGAGCAACCTGCTGTCCCGCTACGCCCGCAACGAGTTCAACCTCCACTCCAAGGCCACCATCGGGGTCGAGTTCCAGACCCAGAGCTTGGACATCGACGGCAAGGACGTCAAGGCCCAGATCTGGGACACCGCCGGCCAGGAGCGCTTCCGCGCCGTCACCTCCGCCTACTACCGCGGCGCCTTCGGCGCCCTCCTCGTCTACGACATCTCCCGCCGCTCCACCTTCGACAACGTCGGCCGCTGGCTCCAAGAACTCAACA CACATTCTGACACAACGGTAGCCAAGATGTTGGTGGGAAACAAGTGTGATCTGGATAATATCCGTGAAGTACCAGTCGAGGAAGGCAAAGCGCTCGCTGAAGCTGAAGGGCTGTTCTTCATGGAGACCTCCGCTCTGGACTCGACGAACGTGAAGACAGCTTTCGAGATTGTCATCAAGGAGATATACAGTAATGTGAGTAGGAAGATCTTGAATTCGGATTCCTACAAGGCGGAGCTTTCCCTCAATAGGGTAAGCATTGACGGCGATTCAAAGGACGATCAGAAACAGACGAGCCGGTTTGGGTGTTGCTAG
- the LOC121055210 gene encoding uncharacterized protein LOC121055210 — MAAAPGTNKLKLLYFLLLLVAALMAFIAEAGVSAARTLSPPSTTFPAATDQPAVSRARTGRSSSSSSEEAPAPGGGISRAPPPAAERRTLIGSKAPTCTYNECRGCRRRCSVQEVPVDANDPMNSAYHYRCICHF; from the exons ATGGCCGCTGCGCCAGGGACGAATAAACTGAAGCTGCTCTACTTTCTTCTCCTGCTCGTTGCTGCTCTTATGGCTTTTATTGCAG AAGCTGGCGTTTCAGCTGCTCGGAcactctcgccgccgtcgacgaccttcccggcggcgacggatcAACCGGCGGTGTCCCGC GCCCGGACCGGgagatcgtcgtcgtcgtcatcagaAGAAGCACCAGCACCAGGCGGCGGGATCagccgggcgccgccgccggcggcggagaggaggacGCTGATCGGGTCGAAGGCTCCGACGTGCACCTACAACGAGTGCCGGggttgccggcggcggtgcagcgTGCAGGAGGTCCCCGTCGATGCCAACGACCCCATGAACAGCGCCTACCACTACAGATGCATCTGCCacttctag